Part of the bacterium genome, CATGACAAAGCAATGTCAAAGCTGTGGAATGCCACTACAAACCAAGAAAGCCGGAGATTGTCGAGGTACCGAAAAGGACGGATCTAAGAGCGAAAAATGGTGTAAATTGTGTTACGACAATGGTACATTCATCGGTCCCGACTGCACCCTCGACGAAATGAAAAAGATCGTCGATAACGCGCTGCGAGAACAGGGTAGTGGCAAACTCATGCGCTGGCTAGCTCAAAAACAGCTCCCCCACCTCGAGCGCTGGAAGTAATTTCAACTACTCACTCGAGAGCTCTCCTGAGCTGAATATAGCGTGATGCGCCTACAATTCTCGAGCGCTGACGATTCGTTTCTTCACAGCCCCCGCATAGAGGCGGTAAGCAGGTCTGTTTTCTTTTTTGTAATCCATCGCAGCGCCAAGCTCACGACCACAATTGGGTATCTCATATGCTAATATGTCGCATACCTCACGCAGTTTTTCTTGCTCGACCGACTTATTAAATTCTTCAATCTCCTGAGGCATAAACTTAGTATAACAAACCCGTTGCCCACTATAGACACGGGCCAAAAAGTTGCTATTTCTCTACTTTATCGCAAAAGGTCACTGATGAACTCAATCACCGCTCGACTCTTTGAGATCACCACGGCGCCAGCCAACAACAAGAGGCCAATCACCCACAGAGCTGTGCTTGAATAGTCATACATAGAGTTGATGATCAATAATACAATCCCGCCTGAGGCAGCTAATATCCAGCCTGCTACTGTCCTTAACCGATCAGTACGGTCTTTCCTGACTTTTTGATTTCATTAACATCAGCATAGCATTATTTACTAAAAAGCGTGACTTTTACTGCTATCTTGCCTCTTAAAATACATTGGATACAAAATGGGTAGGTGCCAGCATATTACTACAAGTGGAGGTAATAATATAACGAGGCTTGCAGAGTCAATCGCCAGAACATTTAGAAACGCAGCTATAAAACCGATGGTCCAGGCTACTCTAGACTCCAGGTGTGGTTTGCGCCACACATTTCGCACAAGCGGAATGACTGCGACTACATTGTACTAGCATTCAGAACCGCAGATATCAGTCCAATATTTGACTTATTCATATGTCTGGATTTGCGAAATTAATTCATTATAGTTATGAACCACACTAGTTGCGCCATGTTTTCGCAGCTCCGACTCACTGTCGAATCCGTGCGCAATACCTACTCTTAATGGTATGCCTGCATTAACCCCGGCTTGCATATCAACCCAGTGATCGCCTAATACAAGTGCTTCATCCTTTGCGACATTGAGACGGTCAAGCGCTTGAAGTAAACTTTCGGGGTCAGGCTTATTTGCCGTTACATCATCACATGTTACAAAAATCATGGACGGTATATTAAACAGTGTCTCAACTTTTTTCTCAAACTGATTCATTTTCTCTAATGACGAGTGCCGTGTGTCGGTAAAAAGATGAGTGAGTCCGAGTTCCGGCAAGGCCAAGCCGAAATTGCGTACCACGTGGTGCGGAGTCCCGCTTGTAAAGACTGCTAAGTCTATTCCCTTTCGACCTAAGAAGTGTAGAAACTGGGACAAGCCAGGATATGCTGTCACATACTCAGGAGCTATCCTGTCTTGTATCGGGTCTAGCAGATCATGCAATATATCAAAGTCCATACCTTCTAGCTTATCTTGCATATCGTCAAATATAAGCCTGACTGTTCTCTCAAGGGTTTCGCGCGCACTTCCTCCAAGAGCGGTGTGCAAATGCTGCTCAAATTGTTCATATGTA contains:
- a CDS encoding HAD family hydrolase, giving the protein MTKVKAVVSDADGTLVNTIYLIRHGQYETVKSYLVQHGISDDHIPTYEQFEQHLHTALGGSARETLERTVRLIFDDMQDKLEGMDFDILHDLLDPIQDRIAPEYVTAYPGLSQFLHFLGRKGIDLAVFTSGTPHHVVRNFGLALPELGLTHLFTDTRHSSLEKMNQFEKKVETLFNIPSMIFVTCDDVTANKPDPESLLQALDRLNVAKDEALVLGDHWVDMQAGVNAGIPLRVGIAHGFDSESELRKHGATSVVHNYNELISQIQTYE
- a CDS encoding zinc ribbon domain-containing protein yields the protein MTKQCQSCGMPLQTKKAGDCRGTEKDGSKSEKWCKLCYDNGTFIGPDCTLDEMKKIVDNALREQGSGKLMRWLAQKQLPHLERWK